The genomic segment CGTTCGGAGGCCCAGAGGGGCCCCGTGACGACGACCATCCGGCCCTTCGGATTCGCGTGTGCCGCGACGCGGTAGGGGATCACGGCTCCCCAGCGGCGTGCCAGCGGCAGCGGCAGCCCGCCGGTCCTGACGGCGATCTCGTACGTCGAGCCCGCCAGGTCGACGTAGACCCGTACGGCGCATCTGGCCTTGACGGGCTGGACCGGGATGCGGGCGCGCACCAGGGTCCGCGTACCGTCCTGGACGGTCTCTCTGGTGAACTCACCCACGACGGGGGGGCGTTCGGTTCCCACGGGCAGCCTGCGGCCGCCCGTCTTCTCCGCGCCCTTGGGCATCGCCTTCGGGGCCAGGCCGATCACGGCCGACGCCGTGTCCCCGGTGATCCCGATCCGGACCGCCAGGGCGAGCGACAGGTCGTGCCCCTGCTGCACCCACTCGGCGGACTCCAGCTCGGCGTGTTTCGCGAGCCGCCCGGGGACCGCTTCGCCGATGACCTCGAAGTAGCGGTCGGGCAGGCCGATGGCGCTGTCCCGGAAGCCGGGGTAGGGCGCGAAGGCGCGGTCGCCCTCCAGGAGGAAGGGCGGTGCGCCGTGCTCGGCCTCCTCCGTGATGGCACGGCAGAGTTCGTCGACGGCGCCGCACCGGGCGAGGCCGAACCGTACCCGGCGGGTCACGGCGGTCGCGTCCCGCAGGCCGTCCGTGAAGTACTCGTCCATCAGCGCCGCTATGCCCGCGCAGACCTCGCGCCGGACCGCCGGGTCGAGAGCGGGGAAATCGTCCAGGAGAAGCTTCGAGAGCTCCCAGTCGAAGTGCCGTTTGAAGACGGCGTCGCGCTTCGGCCCGGCCTCGATCAGCTCGGCCGCGTGCCGCATGATCTCCGCGGTGCACCGCAGCCGCGCCAGGTGGTCCGCGCGGTAGGTGATGTTGCTCGCGTCGCCGCGCTTGACCGCGTAGTAGTACGTGTAGTCGGCGAGCACCGAGATCTTCCGGGCCCGGACGCACGCCTCGATGGTGAACGGCTGGTCGCTGCCGACCGGCAGGTGCTCGGGGAAGCGCAGCCCGTACTTCTCCACCAGCTCACGACGGAAGAGCTTGGTGTTTGCCAGCGTGAACGGCAGCGCCGAGTCGTACAGGCTGATGTCCGGGTCGTTCTTCTTGTACAGCGCCTGGTGGACGTAGCGGCCGTTGGTGCCGACCATCTTGCCGACGACCACGTCGGACTGGTGCTCGTCCGCGCAGGCGACCATCCGCTCCAGCGCTTCCTCGCCGAGGTAGTCGTCGGAGCCGATGAAGTACACGTATCGACCGGTGGCCTCCTCCAGGGCACGGTTGCTCGGCGCGGCGGGGCCACCGGAGTTCGCCTGGTGGATCACCTTGACCGTGCCGGGGTAGCGGGCCGCGAAGCGGTCCAGTTCCTGACCGCTGTCATCGGTGGATCCGTCGTCCACGGCAACGATTTCGAGCCGGTCGAGACCGATGCTCTGCCCCACGAGCGAGTTCAGGCACTCGGTGAGATAGGGCATGGTGTTGTACACGGCTACGACAACGGTGACAGCGGGTTCAGTCAACTTGCCACACCCTCTGGCGATGTCTCTCTGTCGTCCAGGAACACCGCGCGGCCGGTCGAGGCGGACTCCAGCACGGCCGCGGCGACCTCGACCGTGCGCAGCCCCTGGCGCAGGGTGCAGATGTCGTCCGTCTTGCCGAGCACGGCGTCACGGAACAGCTCGTGCTCGACGAGCAGCGGCTCGCGCTTCGGGATCGCGTAGCGGATCATGTCGCCCTCGGAGACACCGCGGAAGGCGCGCAGCGCCTCCCACTCGGTGGTGACCGCGGCGTTCGAGTGGAACGTCAGGTCGGCGGTGAGGGTGTCCGCGACGAAGCAGCCGCGCTCGCCGGTGACGGAGGTGAACCGCTCCTTGAGCGGGCTCAGCCAGTTCACCAGGTGGTTGACCATGGTGCCGCCGGTGAGCTGTCCGACCGCGGAGACCATGTCCTCGTGCGGGCGGCCGGACTTGGACACCGTGCGGGCGGCGATCGACGTGTACGCCTCGCCGGTGACCCAGCCGGTCAGGTCGATGTCGTGGGTGGCGAGGTCCTTGACCACGCCGACGTCGGCGATCCGGTGCGGGAACGGTCCCTGGCGGCGCGTCACCACCTGGTACACGTCGCCGAGTTCGCCGGCCTCCAGTCGGGCGCGCAGCGAGCGCAGCGCCGGGTTGCAGCGCTCGATGTGGCCGACCCCGGCCACCAGGCCGCGCGACTCGAACGCCTCGACGAGACGGCGGGCGCCCTCGACGGTGTCCGCGAGCGGCTTCTCGACGAGAGCGCAGATCCCGGCGTCGGCCAGCTTGAGGCCGACTTCCTCGTGCAGCGCGGTCGGGCAGGCCACGACGGCGTAGTCGACGCCCAGCCCGATGAGCTCCTCGACGGTCGACAGCACGGGGGCGCCCTGCGCCCAGCCGTTCTTGTCCCCCATCGGGTCGACGACGCCGACGAGGGTGACGTTGTCGAGACCGGCGAGGACGCGGGCGTGGTGGCGCCCCATCGAGCCGAGGCCGACGAGTCCGGCACGCAGTCCGGTGGCGGTCACAGGTTCTCTCCCAGCGCGTTCACGGCGTTCGCGATGCGTTCCAGGTCACCCTCGCCGAGCGACGGGTGGACGGGCAGCGACACGACCTCGGCGGCGGCCCGCTCGGTCTCCGGCAGGTCCCAGGTGCGGCCGGCCTTCTGGTCCGGCTCCCAGTAGGGCTTCAGCCGGTGGATCGGCGTCGGGTAGTACACGGCGTTGCCGATGCCCGCCTCGGTGAGCTTGGCCATCGCGGCCTCGCGGTCACCGCGCACCCGGATCGTGTACTGGTGGTAGATGTGGTGCGCGCCCTCGGCGACCGGCGGCGTGATGACGTTCGGCGCGGTGATGTGCGCGTCGAGGTAGGCGGCGTTGGCGCGGCGCTGCTCGGTCCAGCCGCCGACCTTGGCCAGCTGTACGCGGCCGACGGCGGCGGACACGTCCGTCATGCGCATGTTGGCGCCGACGATCTCGTTGGCGTACCGCTGCTCCATGCCCTGGTTGCGCAGCAGCCGCAGGGTGCGGGCCAGCTCGGCGTCGGCGGTGGAGACCATGCCGCCTTCGAGGGAGTGCATGTTCTTGGTCGGGTAGAAGCTGAAGGTGCCACCCGCGCCGAAGGCGCCGACCGGGGTGCCGTTCAGCGCCGCCGCGTGCGCC from the Streptomyces sp. AM 4-1-1 genome contains:
- a CDS encoding glycosyltransferase family 2 protein; its protein translation is MTEPAVTVVVAVYNTMPYLTECLNSLVGQSIGLDRLEIVAVDDGSTDDSGQELDRFAARYPGTVKVIHQANSGGPAAPSNRALEEATGRYVYFIGSDDYLGEEALERMVACADEHQSDVVVGKMVGTNGRYVHQALYKKNDPDISLYDSALPFTLANTKLFRRELVEKYGLRFPEHLPVGSDQPFTIEACVRARKISVLADYTYYYAVKRGDASNITYRADHLARLRCTAEIMRHAAELIEAGPKRDAVFKRHFDWELSKLLLDDFPALDPAVRREVCAGIAALMDEYFTDGLRDATAVTRRVRFGLARCGAVDELCRAITEEAEHGAPPFLLEGDRAFAPYPGFRDSAIGLPDRYFEVIGEAVPGRLAKHAELESAEWVQQGHDLSLALAVRIGITGDTASAVIGLAPKAMPKGAEKTGGRRLPVGTERPPVVGEFTRETVQDGTRTLVRARIPVQPVKARCAVRVYVDLAGSTYEIAVRTGGLPLPLARRWGAVIPYRVAAHANPKGRMVVVTGPLWASERRTGSRLRHLLSRLTKKVTR
- a CDS encoding Gfo/Idh/MocA family oxidoreductase, translating into MTATGLRAGLVGLGSMGRHHARVLAGLDNVTLVGVVDPMGDKNGWAQGAPVLSTVEELIGLGVDYAVVACPTALHEEVGLKLADAGICALVEKPLADTVEGARRLVEAFESRGLVAGVGHIERCNPALRSLRARLEAGELGDVYQVVTRRQGPFPHRIADVGVVKDLATHDIDLTGWVTGEAYTSIAARTVSKSGRPHEDMVSAVGQLTGGTMVNHLVNWLSPLKERFTSVTGERGCFVADTLTADLTFHSNAAVTTEWEALRAFRGVSEGDMIRYAIPKREPLLVEHELFRDAVLGKTDDICTLRQGLRTVEVAAAVLESASTGRAVFLDDRETSPEGVAS
- a CDS encoding DegT/DnrJ/EryC1/StrS family aminotransferase produces the protein MTSINEQPIPAARPVIGEEEIEAVVRVMRSGRVVQGPEVAAFEEGFSELVDGRHCVAVNSGTSALHLLLLALGIGPGDEVIVPSFSFAASANAVRLVGADAVFADIEPGSFGLDPAAVEAAITPRTVAIMPVHLYGHPAAMDKLMPIAEKHKLAVVEDACQAHAAALNGTPVGAFGAGGTFSFYPTKNMHSLEGGMVSTADAELARTLRLLRNQGMEQRYANEIVGANMRMTDVSAAVGRVQLAKVGGWTEQRRANAAYLDAHITAPNVITPPVAEGAHHIYHQYTIRVRGDREAAMAKLTEAGIGNAVYYPTPIHRLKPYWEPDQKAGRTWDLPETERAAAEVVSLPVHPSLGEGDLERIANAVNALGENL